The Brassica oleracea var. oleracea cultivar TO1000 chromosome C6, BOL, whole genome shotgun sequence genome includes a region encoding these proteins:
- the LOC106300109 gene encoding D-glycerate 3-kinase, chloroplastic-like → MAGATSSLILSPWQATLDHYNNKTKRFFVKGYPFPCHHSEPICNSFIIKRRVLSASSSSIFKDNHVVTHSSSSSDKLQTHFSMSGCGCSWIQDNSMLHYSATSNWTSKKCSALPTTKTVDVSSVSDLFEFICSGPLVDKIGITPEKVGQAIDKWLLYGSQLCRLFQLNELKLTIPQKARLYHYYIPVFVWCQDQISLHSSKFNDGDDVPPLVIGFSAPQGCGKTTLVFALDYLFKTTKMKSATISIDDFYLTAEGQAKLREENPGNALLEYRGNAGSHDLPFSVETIEALTKLTKEGMKMKVPRYDKSAYSGRGDRADPTTWPEVEGPLKVILFEGWMLGFKPLPAEVVKAVDPQLEIVNKNLEAYYEAWDKYIDAWVVIKIKDPSYVYRWRLQAEIAMRQAGKAGMSDDEVNDFVSRYLPAYKAYLPTLYEEGPSGSEPERVLAIDIDEERNPILAT, encoded by the exons ATGGCGGGGGCAACTTCAAGTTTGATATTGTCTCCATGGCAAGCGACTCTTGATCATTATAATAATAAGACTAAGAGGTTTTTTGTCAAAGGTTATCCGTTTCCGTGTCACCACTCTGAACCTATTTGCAATTCTTTTATTATCAAAAGACGTGTTCTCTCTGCTTCTTCCTCTTCCATATTTAAGGACAACCATGTCGTTACTCATTCTTCATCCTCCTCAGACAAGCTTCAAACTCATTTCTCCATGTCTG GTTGTGGTTGCTCGTGGATTCAAGACAACTCAATGCTTCATTATTCAGCTACAAGTAATTGGACGTCGAAGAAATGTTCGGCGTTACCAACAACAAAAACAGTGGATGTGTCCTCAGTTTCAGACCTTTTTGAGTTCATATGCTCTGGTCCACTCGTGGACAAGATCGGTATCACTCCTGAAAAAGTTGGCCAGGCCATTGACAAATGGTTGCTATATGGGTCACAGCTATGCAGACTCTTTCAGCTGAATGAGCTTAAGCTCACCATTCCTCAGAAAGCTAGGCTTTACCATTACTATATACCCGTCTTTGTTTGGTGCCAAGACCAGATTTCTCTGCATAGCTCCAAGTTTAATGATGGAGATGATGTGCCTCCCCTAGTG ATTGGATTCAGCGCACCACAAGGATGTGGCAAGACTACACTAGTGTTTGCACTTGATTATCTTTTCAAAACCACAAAAAT GAAGTCGGCGACAATATCTATAGACGATTTTTACTTGACTGCAGAAGGCCAGGCTAAGCTGAGAGAAGAGAATCCAGGAAATGCACTCCTTGAG TATCGTGGGAATGCAGGAAGCCATGATCTTCCATTCTCTGTCGAAACAATTGAAGCCCTGACTAAACTTACCAAGGAAG GCATGAAGATGAAAGTTCCTCGCTACGATAAG TCTGCGTATAGCGGGAGGGGTGACAGAGCCGATCCAACAACATGGCCTGAAGTTGAAGGACCTCTAAAG GTGATTCTCTTTGAGGGATGGATGCTTGGTTTCAAACCTCTTCCTGCTGAAGTCGTTAAAGCTGTGGATCCTCAG CTGGAGATAGTGAATAAGAACCTTGAAGCGTATTACGAGGCATGGGACAAGTACATCGATGCATGGGTGGTCATCAAAATTAAGGACCCAAGTTATGTATACCGATGGCGTCTTCAGGCGGAAATAGCAATGAGGCAGGCTGGCAAAGCCGGGATGTCAGATGATGAG GTGAATGACTTTGTGTCGAGGTATTTGCCGGCATATAAAGCCTATCTTCCGACACTCTACGAGGAAGGACCAAGCGGGTCGGAACCAGAGCGTGTCCTTGCTATAGATATCGATGAAGAAAGGAACCCAATACTCGCAACCTAG
- the LOC106300108 gene encoding N-alpha-acetyltransferase 15, NatA auxiliary subunit-like yields the protein MGASLPPKEANLFKLIVKSYETKQYKKGLKAADAILKKFPSHGETLSMKGLTLNCMDRKTEAYELVRLGVKNDIKSHVCWHVFGLLYRSDREYREAIKCYRNALRIDPENLEILRDLSLLQAQMRDLSGFVETRQQLLTLKPNHRMNWIGFAVSQHLNANASKAVEILEAFEGTLEDDYPPENELCEHTEMILYKVSLLEEIGAFDKALDELRKKEPKIVDKLSYKELEVSLLSKLGRPAEADKLYRVLLSMNPDNYRYYEGLQKCFGLYSESGQYSSDKIEKLNALYQSLSEQYTRSSAVKRIPLDFLQDESFKEAVAKYIKPLLTKGVPSLFSDLSSLYDHPRKPDILEQVVVEMEHSIRTTGSYPGSGVKEPPSTLLWTLFFLAQHYDKRGQYDVALGKIDEAIAHTPTVIDLYSVKSRIMKHAGDLTAAAALADEARCMDLADRYINSECVKRMLQADQVTLAEKTAVLFTKEGDQINNLHDMQCMWYDLASGDSYFRQGDLGRALKRFLAVEKHYTDISEDQFDFHSYCLRKMTLRSYVDMLKFQDRLHSFPYFHKAAIRAIRCYLKLHDSPKSTAEEDGMSKMAPAQKKKMKKQKKAEERAKKEAESKSEESTASGVSKSGKKNVKPVDPDPHGQKLIQVEEPMAEASKYLRLLQKHSPNSLETHLVSFEVNMRKQKFLLAFQAVKQMLKLDAENPDSHRSLIKFFLKTESTSAPTTEAEKLRWSVLEAERPSISQLQNKSLVEVNEDFLGRHKDSLVHRAAYAEMLYLLDPSKKTEAIKIIEDSTSKVVQTNGAQIEWKLKDCIAVHKLLDTVLLDSEAASRWKSRCAEYFPCSTYFEGKRSSVMPDSVYNSSRKSNENGDTPNHPMGQTELGDGQVEAFKSLSVST from the exons ATGGGGGCTTCGCTTCCTCCAAAAGAGGCCAACCTCTTCAAGCTCATCGTC AAATCTTATGAGACGAAGCAGTACAAGAAGGGACTGAAGGCAGCTGATGCCATATTGAAGAAGTTTCCTTCTCATGGGG AGACTTTATCGATGAAAGGATTGACCCTAAATTGTATGGACCGCAAAACTGAAGCATACGAGCTTGTTCGCCTTGGAGTCAAG AATGACATCAAGAGCCATGTTTGCTGGCATGTGTTTGGTCTCCTGTACCGGTCCGACAGAGAGTATAGAGAGGCCATCAAATGCTACCGAAATGCTCTTAGAATCGATCCTGAGAACCTTGAAATACTCAGAGACCTCTCACTCTTGCAG GCACAAATGCGGGACTTATCTGGTTTTGTGGAGACCAGGCAGCAGCTTTTGACTTTAAAGCCTAATCATCGAATGAACTGGATTGGCTTTGCAGTCTCCCAGCATTTGAACGCAAA TGCTTCTAAAGCTGTTGAGATTTTGGAAGCGTTTGAAGGCACCCTAGAGGATGATTACCCTCCTGAGAACGAGCTATGTGAACACACTGAAATGATTTTATACAAG GTTTCCTTGCTTGAGGAGATCGGCGCCTTTGACAAAGCTCTTGATGAGTTGCGCAAGAAAGAGCCAAAAATA GTTGATAAGCTGTCTTACAAAGAACTAGAGGTATCTCTCTTGTCGAAGCTTGGTCGCCCAGCAGAAGCCGATAAACTCTACAGGGTTCTGCTTTCCATGAACCCTGACAATTACAG ATATTATGAAGGCCTCCAAAAATGTTTTGGTTTGTATTCGGAAAGTGGACAATATTCGTCTGACAAGATTGAGAAGTTAAATGCCTTGTATCAGTCTCTAAGCGAGCAGTACACTAGGTCATCCGCTGTTAAG AGGATACCATTGGATTTTCTGCAAGATGAAAGCTTTAAGGAGGCTGTGGCGAAGTACATTAAACCTCTACTGACAAAG GGTGTTCCTTCATTATTTTCTGATCTCTCTTCTCTGTATGATCACCCTCGCAAG CCTGATATATTGGAGCAAGTAGTTGTTGAGATGGAGCATTCAATTAGGACTACTGGAAGTTACCCTGGAAG TGGTGTGAAAGAGCCCCCGTCAACTCTATTGTGGACATTGTTTTTCTTGGCCCAG CATTATGACAAGCGTGGTCAATATGATGTCGCCCTTGGTAAAATTGACGAGGCAATTGCTCATACGCCGACAGTTATTGATCTGTACTCTGTCAAG AGCCGAATAATGAAACATGCAGGAGACTTGACTGCCGCTGCCGCACTTGCCGATGAAGCTAGATGCATGGACTTAGCAGATCGCTATATAAACAGTGAATGCGTTAAGCGTATGCTGCAAGCGGATCAG GTGACCTTGGCTGAGAAAACTGCTGTTTTGTTTACAAAAGAGGGGGATCAGATCAACAATCTTCATGACATGCAGTGCATGTG GTATGATCTTGCGTCTGGAGATAGCTACTTCCGTCAGGGTGATCTTGGGCGTGCCCTGAAGAGGTTTTTGGCTGTGGAGAAGCACTACACTGACATTTCTGAAGATCAGTTTGATTTCCACTCGTACTGTCTAAGAAAAATGACTTTGCGTTCATATGTTGACATGCTGAAGTTCCAAGACCGATTACACTCATTCCCATATTTCCACAAAGCAGCAATCAGAGCTATCAG GTGCTATCTGAAATTGCATGATTCTCCCAAATCAACTGCTGAAGAAGATGGAATGTCAAAGATGGCTCCTGCTCAGAAGAAGAAAATGAAGAAGCAGAAAAAGGCAGAAGAACGAGCAAAGAAA GAAGCTGAGAGTAAGAGTGAAGAATCAACTGCCAGTGGTGTCTCTAAGTCTGGCAAAAAAAATGTGAAGCCTGTAGATCCAGATCCTCATGGGCAAAAGTTAATTCAG GTGGAAGAGCCAATGGCAGAGGCTTCAAAGTACTTGAGACTTCTCCAGAAGCATTCACCTAATTCTTTGGAGACTCATCTAGTCTCTTTTGAGGTTAACATGAGAAAACAAAAGTTTCTGCTTGCTTTCCAG GCTGTCAAGCAAATGCTTAAATTGGATGCGGAGAACCCTGATTCACATCGTTCCCTG ATTAAATTCTTTCTCAAGACAGAATCGACAAGTGCTCCAACGACCGAAGCTGAGAAACTTCGTTGGAGTGTACTTGAGGCTGAGCGCCCATCAATCAG TCAATTGCAGAATAAATCGCTAGTGGAGGTAAACGAAGACTTTCTTGGTAGACACAAAG ATTCTTTGGTGCACAGAGCTGCGTACGCCGAAATGCTGTACCTGTTAGATCCGAGCAAGAAAACCGAGGCTATCAAAATAATTGAAGACTCAACCAGTAAAGTGGTTCAAAC AAATGGAGCTCAAATAGAGTGGAAACTCAAAGACTGTATAGCAGTTCATAAGCTTCTAGACACAGTTCTCCTTGACTCAGAAGCTGCCTCCA GATGGAAATCACGCTGCGCCGAGTATTTTCCCTGTTCTACTTACTTTGAAGGCAAGCGCAGCTCTGTGATGCCTGATTCGGTTTACAACTCGTCTCGCAAGAGCAATGAGAATGGCGACACACCAAACCATCCAATGGGTCAGACTGAATTGGGCGATGGACAAGTCGAAGCATTCAAGAGCCTCTCCGTCTCAACCTGA
- the LOC106299165 gene encoding VQ motif-containing protein 11-like, translating into MSHQNHHQLPNYATARNTMFVQADPSNFRNIVQKLTGAPPELSAVSAAQRKLPLTPKKPAFKLHERRQTSKKMELKINNTTDDSLSHFNRGFLVSPVSHLDPFWMRVSPHSAHEYPHASPDNKEQKAIAEKGFYFLPSPRSGDEPAPELLPLFPLRSLNATNQRTEEDYRNS; encoded by the coding sequence ATGAGCCACCAGAACCACCACCAGTTGCCAAACTATGCCACGGCCCGAAACACCATGTTCGTTCAAGCAGATCCCTCAAATTTCCGCAACATCGTCCAAAAACTCACCGGAGCACCACCGGAACTCTCTGCCGTCTCCGCGGCACAACGGAAGCTTCCTTTAACTCCAAAGAAACCAGCATTCAAGCTCCACGAACGCCGTCAAACATCCAAGAAAATGGAGCTGAAGATCAACAACACCACCGACGACTCTTTAAGCCATTTCAACAGAGGATTCCTCGTCTCTCCCGTCTCTCACCTGGACCCATTCTGGATGCGCGTGAGCCCACATTCAGCTCATGAATATCCCCACGCGTCGCCAGACAATAAAGAGCAAAAGGCCATAGCCGAGAAAGGGTTCTACTTCCTTCCGAGTCCGAGAAGCGGCGACGAGCCAGCACCTGAGCTTTTGCCGTTGTTTCCTCTACGTTCTCTTAACGCCACTAATCAACGGACTGAAGAGGATTACCGCAACTCTTAA
- the LOC106300810 gene encoding glycerol kinase-like yields the protein MAGEKGFIGSIDQGTTSTRFIIYDHDARAVASHQVEFTQFYPEAGWVEHDPMEILESVKVCIAKALDKATADGHNVDGGLKAIGLTDQRETTIVWSKSTGLPLHKAIVWMDARTSSICRRLEKELSGGRSHFVETCGLPISTYFSAMKLLWLMENVDAVKDAIKKGDAIFGTIDTWLIWNMTGGINGGLHVTDVTNASRTMLMNLKTLSWDEETIKTLGIPAEILPKIVSNSEVIGEICKGWPIPGIKIAGCLGDQHAAMLGQACKKGEAKSTYGTGAFILLNTGEVPIKSGHGLLTTLSYKLGPQAKTNYALEGSIAIAGAAVQWLRDSLGIIKSASEIEELAAMVESTGGVYFVPAFNGLFAPWWREDARGVCIGITRFTNKSHIARAVLESMCFQVKDVLDSMNKDAGEKGSLDNGQGEFLLRVDGGATANNLLMQIQADLMGTPVVRPVDIETTALGAAYAAGLAVGFWKEEDIFESGEKSKNSKVFRPTMEEETRKKKVESWCKAVERTFDLADLSI from the exons ATGGCAGGGGAGAAAGGTTTTATTGGATCAATAGATCAGGGAACAACAAGCACCAGATTCATCATCTACGACCATGATGCTCGTGCCGTTGCCTCTCATCAAGTTGAGTTTACTCAGTTCTATCCCGAAGCTGG ATGGGTGGAACATGATCCAATGGAGATATTGGAAAGTGTGAAAGTGTGCATCGCCAAGGCTCTTGACAAAGCCACAGCTGATGGTCACAACGTCGACGGTGGCTTGAAGGCCATTGGACTTACGGATCAGAGAGAGACCACCATTGTCTGGAGCAAATCCACTGGCCTTCCTCTCCACAAAGCTATTGTCTGGATGGATGCTCGCACGAGTTCCATCTGCAG GAGACTAGAGAAGGAACTCTCTGGTGGAAGATCCCATTTTGTGGAGACTTGCGGCTTGCCTATAAGCACTTACTTCTCTGCCATGAAGCTTCTCTGGCTGATGGAGAATGTGGATGCGGTCAAGGACGCTATCAAGAAAGGAGATGCCATCTTTGGCACAATCGACACGTGGCTTATCTGGAACATGACCGGTGGTATCAACGGCGGGCTCCACGTCACCGACGTCACCAACGCTTCTCGCACCATGCTCATGAACCTCAAGACCTTGAGCTGGGACGAGGAAACCATCAAGACCCTTGGCATCCCCGCTGAGATCTTGCCGAAGATCGTGAGTAACTCGGAGGTCATTGGAGAAATCTGCAAAGGCTGGCCCATTCCTGGAATCAAGATCGCCGGATGTCTCGGCGACCAGCACGCGGCGATGCTGGGACAAGCTTGCAAGAAAGGTGAGGCCAAGAGCACTTACGGCACTGGCGCTTTCATTCTTCTCAACACAGGAGAAGTCCCCATCAAGTCAGGACATGGGCTTTTGACCACTCTGTCTTACAAGCTTGGGCCTCAAGCAAAGACAAACTATGCCCTCGAGGGTTCCATTGCTATAGCGGGAGCTGCTGTTCAGTGGCTAAGAGACAGCCTCGGGATTATCAAGAGCGCTAGCGAGATTGAAGAGTTAGCGGCTATGGTGGAATCGACGGGGGGAGTGTACTTTGTTCCGGCGTTCAACGGTTTGTTTGCGCCTTGGTGGAGAGAAGACGCTCGCGGTGTATGCATAGGGATCACGAGGTTCACTAACAAGTCTCACATAGCGAGGGCTGTGCTGGAGAGCATGTGTTTCCAAGTGAAGGATGTGTTGGACTCTATGAACAAAGACGCTGGTGAGAAGGGATCTCTAGATAACGGCCAAGGGGAGTTTTTACTGAGGGTTGATGGTGGTGCCACGGCCAACAACCTTCTCATGCAGATTCAG GCTGATTTGATGGGAACTCCGGTGGTGAGGCCTGTGGACATAGAGACAACTGCACTAGGGGCAGCCTATGCAGCTGGTCTGGCTGTTGGATTCTGGAAAGAAGAAGACATATTTGAGTCTGGAGAGAAGTCAAAGAACTCCAAAGTTTTCAGACCAACCATGGAAGAAGAAACCAGGAAGAAGAAAGTGGAGTCATGGTGCAAAGCGGTCGAGAGAACATTCGATCTTGCTGATCTCTCTATCTAA